From Solea senegalensis isolate Sse05_10M linkage group LG19, IFAPA_SoseM_1, whole genome shotgun sequence, the proteins below share one genomic window:
- the asf1ba gene encoding histone chaperone asf1b-A, which produces MAKVQVLNVAVLDNPSPFGNPFQFEITFECMEDLPEDLEWKIIYVGSAESEEYDQVLDSVLVGPVPAGRHMFVFQADAPNTGLIPESDAVGVTVVLITCTYRSQEFIRIGYYVNNEYTDPELRENPPIKPDYTQLQRNILASNPRVTRFHINWEGCAERMEDSENVDPSSNSMLPPSCLQGKAPPMGILPDNSMDCL; this is translated from the exons ATGGCGAAGGTGCAGGTGCTGAATGTGGCTGTTTTGGATAACCCGAGTCCCTTTGGAAACCCCTTTCAGTTTGAAATAACCTTTGAGTGCATGGAGGACCTTCCTGAAG ACCTAGAATGGAAAATCATCTATGTTGGTTCAGCAGAGAGTGAAGAATATGACCAAGTTCTTGACTCAGTCCTGGTTGGCCCTGTACCTGCTGGGAGAcatatgtttgtatttcag GCTGATGCCCCAAATACTGGATTGATCCCTGAGAGTGATGCCGTAGGTGTAACTGTGGTGCTGATCACCTGCACGTATCGTAGCCAGGAGTTTATTCGGATTGGTTACTATGTGAACAATGAATACACGGATCCAGAGCTTCGTGAAAATCCACCTATCAAGCCAGACTACACACAG cttCAGAGAAATATTCTGGCATCAAACCCACGTGTTACCAGGTTCCATATAAACTGGGAAGGTTGTGCAGAGCGAATGGAAGACTCTGAAAATGTGGACCCTTCATCAAACTCCATGCTCCCTCCATCCTGTCTCCAAGGTAAGGCTCCACCCATGGGGATACTTCCAGATAACTCCATGGACTGCCTATAG
- the crb3a gene encoding protein crumbs homolog 3a has product MLSALTCPRWPRVKMAAEAAVAAAACPDVLAILRVVVGSVLLLLLSTDPVWGNSTTQAPITSSNDNGTNIAAIVAPTVTLGVLAIILAILSWLFCMVKKKRQTEGTYMPSAEEQSGAHSAAAPDALKLPKEERLI; this is encoded by the exons ATGCTGTCTGCCCTCACTTGTCCCCGCTGGCCACGGGTAAAGATGGCAGCAGAAgcggcagtggcagcagctgcCTGTCCCGATGTGCTGGCCATTCTACGAGTTGTGGTCGGGAGTGTTTTACTGCTCCTGCTGAGCACTGATCCGGTGTGGG ggaattCCACCACCCAAGCACCTATCACCAGCTCCAATGACAAT GGTACAAATATTGCGGCTATCGTGGCCCCCACTGTCACGCTGGGTGTCCTGGCCATAATCCTGGCCATCCTCAGCTGGCTTTTCTGCATGGTGAAAAAGAAGAGGCAGACGGAAGGGACGTACATGCCCAGTGCTGAGGAACAGTCCGGCGCACACAGCGCGGCGGCACCGGACGCACTGAAGCTACCAAAGGAGGAGAGACTCATCTGA
- the tubb4bl gene encoding tubulin beta-4B chain, translating to MREIVHLQAGQCGNQIGAKFWEVISDEHGIDPTGTYHGDSDLQLDRISVYYNEASGGKYVPRAILVDLEPGTMDSVRSGPFGQIFRPDNFVFGQSGAGNNWAKGHYTEGAELVDSVLDVVRKEAESCDCLQGFQLTHSLGGGTGSGMGTLLISKIREEYPDRIMNTFSVVPSPKVSDTVVEPYNATLSVHQLVENTDETYCIDNEALYDICFRTLKLTTPTYGDLNHLVSATMSGVTTCLRFPGQLNADLRKLAVNMVPFPRLHFFMPGFAPLTSRGSQQYRALSVPELTQQMFDAKNMMAACDPRHGRYLTVAAVFRGRMSMKEVDEQMLNVQNKNSSYFVEWIPNNVKTAVCDIPPRGLKMAATFIGNSTAIQELFKRISEQFTAMFRRKAFLHWYTGEGMDEMEFTEAESNMNDLVSEYQQYQDATAEEGEFEEEGEEEVA from the exons ATGCGCGAAATTGTGCATTTGCAGGCCGGTCAGTGCGGAAACCAGATCGGAGCAAAG TTCTGGGAGGTGATCAGTGATGAGCATGGCATTGATCCCACCGGTACCTACCATGGAGACAGCGATCTACAGCTAGATAGGATCAGCGTCTATTATAATGAGGCCTCAG GTGGGAAGTACGTGCCCCGAGCCATCCTGGTGGATCTGGAGCCCGGCACGATGGATTCGGTCAGGTCCGGCCCCTTCGGACAGATTTTCAGGCCTGACAACTTTGTCTTTG GCCAGAGTGGAGCTGGAAACAACTGGGCCAAGGGCCACTACACTGAGGGAGCTGAGCTGGTGGACTCTGTCCTGGATGTAGTCAGGAAAGAGGCTGAGAGCTGCGATTGCCTTCAGGGCTTCCAGCTTACTCACTCCCTTGGTGGTGGCACTGGCTCTGGCATGGGCACCCTGCTCATCAGCAAAATCCGTGAAGAGTACCCCGACCGTATCATGAACACCTTCAGTGTGGTGCCTTCTCCTAAGGTGTCTGACACTGTGGTGGAGCCCTACAACGCCACCCTCTCTGTGCACCAGCTGGTGGAGAACACTGATGAGACCTACTGCATTGACAATGAAGCACTCTATGATATTTGCTTCCGCACACTCAAACTCACCACCCCCACCTATGGAGATCTCAACCACTTGGTGTCCGCCACCATGAGTGGTGTGACCACCTGTCTGCGTTTCCCCGGCCAGCTCAACGCTGACCTCCGTAAATTAGCTGTTAACATGGTGCCCTTCCCCCGTCTTCACTTCTTCATGCCAGGCTTTGCCCCCctcaccagcagagggagccagCAGTACCGCGCCCTGTCGGTGCCAGAGCTCACCCAGCAGATGTTTGATGCCAAAAACATGATGGCTGCCTGTGACCCCCGTCATGGCCGCTACCTCACCGTGGCCGCCGTGTTCAGGGGCCGCATGTCCATGAAAGAGGTGGATGAGCAGATGCTGAATGTGCAGAACAAGAACAGCAGCTACTTTGTCGAATGGATCCCAAACAATGTGAAGACAGCCGTCTGTGACATCCCGCCGCGCGGCCTCAAAATGGCCGCCACTTTCATCGGCAACAGCACAGCCATCCAGGAGCTGTTCAAGCGCATCTCCGAGCAGTTCACCGCCATGTTCCGTCGCAAGGCCTTTCTTCACTGGTACACAGGCGAGGGCATGGATGAGATGGAGTTCACCGAGGCTGAGAGCAACATGAATGACCTGGTGTCGGAGTACCAGCAGTACCAGGACGCCACCGCTGAGGAGGGCGAGTttgaagaggagggagaggaggaagtcGCCTAA
- the LOC122785873 gene encoding nuclear factor 7, brain yields the protein MSLPEEDLTCPVCCDIFVDPVLLSCSHSFCRICLKRCWDTGIRECPVCRRKAPKSSPPSNLALKNVCEALLLVKNQCAEALEDKMNCSLHGERLKLFCLVDKQPICVVCQYSKLHKSHSYSPVEEAVLDCKDELALSLKMLQDKLENLKRIQKTSAVMSTYIKSQAGETQRLIRSQFEQLHQMLSQEESDRLAAVKQEEEEKIAGMKDKIKELSAEVLSLTETISVIQEQLKEEDMVLLENFKATDDRSKSFVLGSDNMSGLLIDTTKHLCNLKYIVWEKMMDHIDYTPVTLDPNTAHPCLILSDNLTSLHYSKQPSCCPDNPERFHMSAEVVAMSPLGSGSHQWVVETGSNQDWLLGVASLSVPRNAEISARPENGFWTLCFRDGEFRAMTSPPTPLTLSRMPKQIKVQLDYNKGTVSFVDPADNTAIFTFTHTFTETLLPYFYTQSSHPLRIMPEKVLVTMLRQQ from the exons ATGTCTCTGCCAGAGGAGGATCTGACATGCCCGGTGTGCTGTGACATCTTCGTAGACCCTGTCTTGCTGTCATGCAGCCACAGCTTCTGCAGGATCTGCCTCAAGCGTTGCTGGGACACAGGTATACGGGAATGTCCGGTGTGCCGACGGAAAGCCCCCAAGTCCAGTCCTCCCTCCAATCTGGCTCTGAAAAATGTCTGTGAGGCTCTTCTGCTGGTCAAGAACCAGTGCGCGGAGGCACTGGAGGACAAGATGAACTGTAGCCTGCACGGTGAGAGGCTGAAACTCTTCTGTCTGGTCGACAAACAGCCCATCTGTGTGGTGTGTCAGTATTCTAAACTTCACAAGAGCCACAGCTATTCACCTGTAGAGGAGGCAGTGCTGGACTGCAAG GATGAACTCGCATTGTCCCTTAAAATGTTGCAAGACAAACTGGAAAACCTCAAAAGGATTCAGAAGACATCTGCAGTCATGTCCACGTACATCAAG AGTCAGGCAGGGGAAACACAGAGACTGATCAGAAGCCAGTTCGAGCAGCTCCATCAGATGCTCAGCCAGGAGGAGTCGGACAGATTAGCCGCAGTAaaacaagaagaggaggagaagatcgCAGGCATGAAGGATAAGATTAAAGAGCTTTCCGCCGAAGTGCTGTCCCTCACGGAGACGATCTCCGTCATACAGGAGCagctcaaagaagaagacatgGTTTTGTTGGAG aATTTTAAAGCCACCGATGATAG AAGCAAAAGCTTTGTGCTTGGATCAGACAACATGTCTGGATTACTGATCGACACAACCAAGCATCTCTGCAACCTCAAATACATCGTTTGGGAGAAAATGATGGACCACATTGACTACA CTCCAGTGACTTTGGACCCAAACACAGCACACCCCTGCCTCATCCTGTCGGACAATCTCACTTCCCTCCACTACTCGAAGCAGCCCAGCTGTTGCCCTGACAACCCAGAGCGTTTCCACATGAGTGCTGAGGTGGTAGCCATGTCACCGCTTGGTTCAGGAAGTCACCAGTGGGTcgtggaaacaggaagtaatcAGGACTGGCTCCTGGGCGTGGCCTCCTTGTCTGTGCCCCGGAACGCTGAAATCTCCGCTCGGCCTGAAAATGGCTTCTGGACTTTatgtttcagagatggagagttCAGAGCCATGACCTCGCCACCCACCCCACTGACACTTTCAAGAAtgccaaaacaaatcaaagtgcAACTGGACTACAACAAAGGGACGGTGTCTTTTGTTGACCCTGCTGACAACACAGCCATTTTTACATTTacgcacacattcacagaaacaCTTCTTCCATATTTCTATACACAGAGTAGTCATCCACTGAGAATAATGCCCGAAAAGGTACTTGTCACAATGTTGCGTCAACAGTAg
- the LOC122785267 gene encoding G protein-coupled receptor 183-like, whose product MEKNVSSSLNVTSFPTQLPLNTTGEINATAKPFSVFDGCDDLHEGILFDLTLQCINVFVGIPANVLVLAVLIRNRKEPSTSDIFLGCLAFMDAYFSCIPPIILLNLYLWKSKGVWSAIKFSYGVKDTSGPLFLSCICLDRFIAVVFPIQFGQLKHIKYRLSLSVVVLCLTFAYSAAKTVGGLPNFEKVFTGEILATFTWMVVCNVSILYTLKRSRGAGKDEMHPMKKKAFKMVLSILCIIVFNYLPPVALFPFEDYYSSDAFRCYVQPVGFAFLNISSTIQPLVYLCRLEKVPFLPDSWVKKCSSCFAPESNKSPPAQNQTA is encoded by the coding sequence ATGGAGAAAAACGTGTCTTCAAGCCTCAACGTGACTTCATTTCCGACCCAGCTCCCTCTCAATACCACGGGTGAAATCAATGCCACGGCAAAACCCTTCAGCGTGTTTGATGGGTGTGATGACCTGCACGAGGGCATTCTCTTTGACTTGACCCTGCAGTGCATCAATGTGTTTGTGGGAATCCCCGCCAACGTGCTTGTCCTCGCCGTCCTCATACGCAATCGCAAAGAACCCTCCACTTCAGACATATTCCTGGGCTGCCTGGCCTTCATGGACGCCTACTTCAGCTGCATACCCCCTATCATATTATTGAACCTCTACCTCTGGAAGAGCAAAGGAGTGTGGTCCGCCATTAAGTTCTCCTACGGTGTGAAAGACACCAGCGGGCCCTTGTTTCTTTCCTGCATCTGCCTCGATCGATTTATAGCTGTGGTCTTTCCAATTCAGTTTGGGCAACTCAAACACATTAAGTACAGGTTAAGCCTCTCGGTGGTGGTTCTCTGCCTCACCTTTGCCTATTCAGCAGCCAAGACAGTGGGAGGCCTCCCCAACTTTGAGAAGGTGTTCACAGGTGAGATCCTGGCAACGTTTACTTGGATGGTTGTGTGTAACGTGAGCATCCTGTACACCCTGAAAAGGTCCCGAGGTGCAGGGAAAGATGAGATGCACCCTATGAAGAAGAAAGCCTTTAAGATGGTGCTCTCGATCCTTTGCATCATTGTGTTTAACTACCTGCCTCCTGTGGCACTCTTCCCGTTTGAAGACTACTACTCCTCTGATGCGTTTCGCTGCTACGTGCAGCCTGTCGGCTTCGCCTTCCTCAACATCAGCAGCACGATCCAGCCGCTTGTTTACCTGTGTCGTCTGGAGAAAGTGCCGTTCCTCCCCGACAGCTGGGTTAAGAAGTGTTCTTCCTGTTTTGCCCCTGAAAGTAACAAAAGCCCACCAGCACAAAACCAAACGGCTTGA